The following coding sequences are from one Nicotiana tomentosiformis chromosome 3, ASM39032v3, whole genome shotgun sequence window:
- the LOC138891362 gene encoding peptidyl-prolyl cis-trans isomerase FKBP43-like isoform X2, translating into MPNMAFWGAFIEPGKPYTLRLHNNKRRVRISQATLGERSGLWKSRSIVRCAIGSQPPISICSLCKEFHCCQLDLEFEEFDDVVFSVVGPRGIHLAGYYLPSNGTSSKSTGTDELGVDLYGEDISNAVCEKNTELTASKPALLEIQTVADDNRRQWINSFDDDAGKIGLLLPVEGRGTSFNNTATDCGLKEDTPMAMNNGSCPPTIIRCQKSITGKDSNKSPQPVTEMCHSQERKNEKKRKIENQENRCDSNISSFSWRWKIEAHLQLLRRSIRVPCHQILTLSDGMTLPRAPNKSPEPVTEMCHSQDRTKEKKRKIENQENRCDSNISSSQLEMENQSSLATPKEITENATSPQVLTLSDGVTFEVLVKGKQDGKAASIGKQVKIYFIAKLRGTGCVVDSNIGEAPHKFRLGDKNMVKGLNIGIEGMHVGEKRRFIVPPSLGYIQIIASFKLVRCDKKFLRSCLLLMQLWEKR; encoded by the exons GGGCTTTTATAGAACCAGGGAAACCTTACACACTACGGTTGCATAATAATAAAAGGCGTGTTCGGATTTCACAG GCAACACTGGGGGAGCGTAGTGGATTGTGGAAATCAAGATCTATAGTTCGATGTGCCATTGGCAGTCAACCTCCAATTTCGATCTGCTCATTGTGCAAGGAATTTCATTGCTGTCAGTTGGATCTTGAGTTCGAGGAGTTTGATGATGTTGTTTTCTCAGTTGTCGGTCCACGTGGCATCCACCTTGCCGGTTATTACCTCCCTTCCAACGGAACCAGCAGTAAAAGTACTGGAACTGATGAACTTGGAGT TGACTTGTATGGAGAAGATATTAGCAATGCAGTATGTGAGAAAAATACAGAGTTGACAGCTAGCAAACCAGCATTGCTGGAAATCCAAACCGTTGCTGATGATAATAGGCGCCAATGGATCAACAGCTTCGATGATGATGCAG GCAAAATAGGGCTTTTGCTTCCGGTTGAGGGGAGAGGTACAAGCTTTAATAATACAGCAACTGATTGCGGACTCAAAGAAGATACACCAATGGCTATGAATAACGGCAGCTGTCCACCAACTATAATTCGATGTCAGAAATCAATCACTGGAAA AGATTCAAACAAAAGTCCCCAACCAGTAACTGAAATGTGCCATTCTCAGGAGAGAAAGAACGAAAAGAAAAGGAAGATTGAAAACCAAGAAAACCGTTGTGACTCAAATATTTCGTCATTCAGTTGGAGATGGAAAATCGAAGCTCACTTGCAACTCTTAAGGAGATCAATTAGAGTGCCATGTCATCAGATACTTACATTATCAGATGGAATGACGTTGCCAAG AGCTCCAAACAAAAGTCCCGAACCAGTAACTGAAATGTGCCATTCTCAGGATAGaacgaaagaaaagaaaaggaagattGAAAACCAAGAAAATCGTTGTGACTCAAATATATCATCATCTCAATTGGAGATGGAAAATCAAAGCTCACTTGCAACTCCTAAGGAGATCACTGAGAATGCCACATCACCACAGGTACTTACATTATCAGATGGAGTGACTTTTGAGGTGCTGGTGAAGGGAAAACAAGATGGAAAAGCAGCTTCCATAGGAAAGCAG GTCAAAATTTATTTCATTGCCAAATTAAGAGGTACAGGATGCGTCGTTGACTCTAACATTGGTGAAGCTCCCCATAAATTCCGTTtag GTGACAAGAACATGGTAAAGGGATTGAACATTGGCATTGAAG GTATGCATGTTGGTGAAAAGAGAAGATTCATTGTTCCACCATCTTTGGGGTATATACAAATTATTGCATCTTTTAAACTTGTTCGTTGTGATAAAAAGTTTCTACGTTCATGCCTTTTGTTGATGCAGCTTTGGGAAAAACGGTAG
- the LOC104111835 gene encoding peroxidase 40-like: protein MASFYLASFCIMVLSFSVTFASGNSVPNKSKETCINDATIVLSFGLYQNSCPEAEPIIYSWVERTVSQDPRMAASLLRLHFHDCFVNGCDASVLLDDTPNFTGEKTAAPNLNSLRGFEVIDSIKADLELACPQTVSCADILAIAARDSVVLSGGWGWEVQMGRKDSLTASRKAANNNIPGPNSNVATLVSNFQNLGFSLQDMVTLSGAHTIGRARCSTFSSRLNGGSNSDMNLDFLQSLQQLCSVSDTNTTLANLDDMTPSTFDNQYYVNLLSGKGLLVSDQVLATGDDNTREIVQTYVDDPSAFFEDFKNSMLKMGSLAPPTGTTGEIRVNCRVVNQFNS, encoded by the exons atggcTTCCTTCTACTTAGCTTCTTTCTGCATAATGGTACTGAGTTTTTCGGTAACATTTGCTAGTGGAAATAGTGTTCCCAACAAGTCCAAGGAAACATGCATTAATGATGCAACCATCGTGTTAAGTTTTGGTTTGTACCAAAACAGCTGCCCAGAAGCTGAACCTATCATATATTCATGGGTGGAAAGAACAGTGTCTCAAGACCCCAGAATGGCTGCTTCTTTGCTTCGTCTTCATTTCCACGACTGCTTCGTTAAT GGATGTGATGCATCAGTATTGCTGGACGATACCCCTAATTTTACTGGAGAGAAAACAGCTGCCCCAAACTTGAACTCATTGAGGGGTTTTGAAGTGATTGATTCCATCAAAGCTGATTTAGAACTGGCTTGTCCCCAGACTGTATCTTGTGCTGATATTCTTGCTATTGCTGCTAGAGATTCTGTTGTTCTG TCAGGAGGTTGGGGATGGGAAGTGCAAATGGGAAGAAAGGATAGTTTAACAGCTAGCAGAAAAGCAGCAAATAACAACATTCCTGGACCAAACTCTAATGTTGCCACCCTTGTTTCCAACTTTCAAAACCTTGGTTTTTCTCTTCAAGATATGGTCACTCTCTCTG GTGCACATACAATTGGAAGGGCTAGATGTTCAACATTTAGTTCCAGGCTAAATGGGGGTAGCAATTCAGACATGAACTTGGATTTCTTGCAGTCACTGCAACAACTGTGCTCAGTTTCTGATACAAACACAACACTAGCAAATCTTGATGACATGACACCATCAACGTTCGACAATCAGTACTACGTTAACCTTCTATCGGGAAAAGGGTTGCTTGTTTCAGACCAGGTCTTAGCAACTGGGGATGACAATACTAGAGAAATAGTGCAAACTTATGTGGATGATCCATCTGCTTTTTTTGAGGATTTTAAAAACTCCATGCTCAAAATGGGAAGCTTGGCACCACCAACTGGAACAACCGGTGAAATCCGTGTTAACTGTAGGGTTGTTAATCAATTTAATTCTTAA
- the LOC138891362 gene encoding peptidyl-prolyl cis-trans isomerase FKBP43-like isoform X3: MPNMAFWGAFIEPGKPYTLRLHNNKRRVRISQATLGERSGLWKSRSIVRCAIGSQPPISICSLCKEFHCCQLDLEFEEFDDVVFSVVGPRGIHLAGYYLPSNGTSSKSTGTDELGVDLYGEDISNAVCEKNTELTASKPALLEIQTVADDNRRQWINSFDDDAGKIGLLLPVEGRGTSFNNTATDCGLKEDTPMAMNNGSCPPTIIRCQKSITGKDSNKSPQPVTEMCHSQERKNEKKRKIENQENRCDSNISSFSWRWKIEAHLQLLRRSIRVPCHQILTLSDGMTLPRAPNKSPEPVTEMCHSQDRTKEKKRKIENQENRCDSNISSSQLEMENQSSLATPKEITENATSPQVLTLSDGVTFEVLVKGKQDGKAASIGKQVKIYFIAKLRGTGCVVDSNIGEAPHKFRLGDKNMVKGLNIGIEGMHVGEKRRFIVPPSLGFGKNGRPPVPPNSWIQYEIELVDICE; this comes from the exons GGGCTTTTATAGAACCAGGGAAACCTTACACACTACGGTTGCATAATAATAAAAGGCGTGTTCGGATTTCACAG GCAACACTGGGGGAGCGTAGTGGATTGTGGAAATCAAGATCTATAGTTCGATGTGCCATTGGCAGTCAACCTCCAATTTCGATCTGCTCATTGTGCAAGGAATTTCATTGCTGTCAGTTGGATCTTGAGTTCGAGGAGTTTGATGATGTTGTTTTCTCAGTTGTCGGTCCACGTGGCATCCACCTTGCCGGTTATTACCTCCCTTCCAACGGAACCAGCAGTAAAAGTACTGGAACTGATGAACTTGGAGT TGACTTGTATGGAGAAGATATTAGCAATGCAGTATGTGAGAAAAATACAGAGTTGACAGCTAGCAAACCAGCATTGCTGGAAATCCAAACCGTTGCTGATGATAATAGGCGCCAATGGATCAACAGCTTCGATGATGATGCAG GCAAAATAGGGCTTTTGCTTCCGGTTGAGGGGAGAGGTACAAGCTTTAATAATACAGCAACTGATTGCGGACTCAAAGAAGATACACCAATGGCTATGAATAACGGCAGCTGTCCACCAACTATAATTCGATGTCAGAAATCAATCACTGGAAA AGATTCAAACAAAAGTCCCCAACCAGTAACTGAAATGTGCCATTCTCAGGAGAGAAAGAACGAAAAGAAAAGGAAGATTGAAAACCAAGAAAACCGTTGTGACTCAAATATTTCGTCATTCAGTTGGAGATGGAAAATCGAAGCTCACTTGCAACTCTTAAGGAGATCAATTAGAGTGCCATGTCATCAGATACTTACATTATCAGATGGAATGACGTTGCCAAG AGCTCCAAACAAAAGTCCCGAACCAGTAACTGAAATGTGCCATTCTCAGGATAGaacgaaagaaaagaaaaggaagattGAAAACCAAGAAAATCGTTGTGACTCAAATATATCATCATCTCAATTGGAGATGGAAAATCAAAGCTCACTTGCAACTCCTAAGGAGATCACTGAGAATGCCACATCACCACAGGTACTTACATTATCAGATGGAGTGACTTTTGAGGTGCTGGTGAAGGGAAAACAAGATGGAAAAGCAGCTTCCATAGGAAAGCAG GTCAAAATTTATTTCATTGCCAAATTAAGAGGTACAGGATGCGTCGTTGACTCTAACATTGGTGAAGCTCCCCATAAATTCCGTTtag GTGACAAGAACATGGTAAAGGGATTGAACATTGGCATTGAAG GTATGCATGTTGGTGAAAAGAGAAGATTCATTGTTCCACCATCTTTGGG CTTTGGGAAAAACGGTAGGCCTCCAGTACCGCCAAACTCATGGATCCAGTATGAAATTGAATTGGTTGATATATGTGAATAA
- the LOC138891362 gene encoding peptidyl-prolyl cis-trans isomerase FKBP43-like isoform X1, with amino-acid sequence MPNMAFWGAFIEPGKPYTLRLHNNKRRVRISQATLGERSGLWKSRSIVRCAIGSQPPISICSLCKEFHCCQLDLEFEEFDDVVFSVVGPRGIHLAGYYLPSNGTSSKSTGTDELGVDLYGEDISNAVCEKNTELTASKPALLEIQTVADDNRRQWINSFDDDAGKIGLLLPVEGRGTSFNNTATDCGLKEDTPMAMNNGSCPPTIIRCQKSITGKDSNKSPQPVTEMCHSQERKNEKKRKIENQENRCDSNISSFSWRWKIEAHLQLLRRSIRVPCHQILTLSDGMTLPRAPNKSPEPVTEMCHSQDRTKEKKRKIENQENRCDSNISSSQLEMENQSSLATPKEITENATSPQVLTLSDGVTFEVLVKGKQDGKAASIGKQVKIYFIAKLRGTGCVVDSNIGEAPHKFRLGDKNMVKGLNIGIEALGKTVGLQYRQTHGSSMKLNWLIYVNKRDNIQLLHSESIQQKQCCQPSC; translated from the exons GGGCTTTTATAGAACCAGGGAAACCTTACACACTACGGTTGCATAATAATAAAAGGCGTGTTCGGATTTCACAG GCAACACTGGGGGAGCGTAGTGGATTGTGGAAATCAAGATCTATAGTTCGATGTGCCATTGGCAGTCAACCTCCAATTTCGATCTGCTCATTGTGCAAGGAATTTCATTGCTGTCAGTTGGATCTTGAGTTCGAGGAGTTTGATGATGTTGTTTTCTCAGTTGTCGGTCCACGTGGCATCCACCTTGCCGGTTATTACCTCCCTTCCAACGGAACCAGCAGTAAAAGTACTGGAACTGATGAACTTGGAGT TGACTTGTATGGAGAAGATATTAGCAATGCAGTATGTGAGAAAAATACAGAGTTGACAGCTAGCAAACCAGCATTGCTGGAAATCCAAACCGTTGCTGATGATAATAGGCGCCAATGGATCAACAGCTTCGATGATGATGCAG GCAAAATAGGGCTTTTGCTTCCGGTTGAGGGGAGAGGTACAAGCTTTAATAATACAGCAACTGATTGCGGACTCAAAGAAGATACACCAATGGCTATGAATAACGGCAGCTGTCCACCAACTATAATTCGATGTCAGAAATCAATCACTGGAAA AGATTCAAACAAAAGTCCCCAACCAGTAACTGAAATGTGCCATTCTCAGGAGAGAAAGAACGAAAAGAAAAGGAAGATTGAAAACCAAGAAAACCGTTGTGACTCAAATATTTCGTCATTCAGTTGGAGATGGAAAATCGAAGCTCACTTGCAACTCTTAAGGAGATCAATTAGAGTGCCATGTCATCAGATACTTACATTATCAGATGGAATGACGTTGCCAAG AGCTCCAAACAAAAGTCCCGAACCAGTAACTGAAATGTGCCATTCTCAGGATAGaacgaaagaaaagaaaaggaagattGAAAACCAAGAAAATCGTTGTGACTCAAATATATCATCATCTCAATTGGAGATGGAAAATCAAAGCTCACTTGCAACTCCTAAGGAGATCACTGAGAATGCCACATCACCACAGGTACTTACATTATCAGATGGAGTGACTTTTGAGGTGCTGGTGAAGGGAAAACAAGATGGAAAAGCAGCTTCCATAGGAAAGCAG GTCAAAATTTATTTCATTGCCAAATTAAGAGGTACAGGATGCGTCGTTGACTCTAACATTGGTGAAGCTCCCCATAAATTCCGTTtag GTGACAAGAACATGGTAAAGGGATTGAACATTGGCATTGAAG CTTTGGGAAAAACGGTAGGCCTCCAGTACCGCCAAACTCATGGATCCAGTATGAAATTGAATTGGTTGATATATGTGAATAAAAGAGATAATATACAGTTACTCCATTCAGAATCCATTCAACAAAAGCAATGTTGCCAACCCTCTTGCTGA